The Glycine soja cultivar W05 chromosome 6, ASM419377v2, whole genome shotgun sequence genome has a window encoding:
- the LOC114415720 gene encoding protein MIZU-KUSSEI 1-like: protein MGIEIGLKTIKVPKIHLKPQKSNKRKTSTFPKQNKTKQTHPSFLLSADGTDLVFMQVRESQPMGEPRSSATSSPPPPPPQPPPISLVQPSHKKRHKPKVIRVFRSVFRSLPIITPSCKFPIDPTHHHHQKTVAAVNNAAKISGTLFGHRNGRVSLSIQENPRCLPSLVVELSMQTTTLQKEMAAGMVRIALECEKRSEKDKTKIIEEPLWTMYCNGKKSGYGVRREATEEDLHVMELLKAVSMGAGVLPVRADVDDADGGGELAYMRAPFEHVVGSRDSETLYMLSPDQGNSGPDVTIFFVRI, encoded by the coding sequence ATGGGCATAGAAATAGGATTAAAGACAATTAAAGTTCCGAAGATCCATCTTAAGCCGCAAAAGTCGAACAAAAGAAAAACCTCGACTTtcccaaaacaaaacaaaacaaaacaaacccaTCCCTCCTTTCTTCTCTCTGCAGATGGCACTGATCTTGTCTTCATGCAGGTTCGTGAAAGCCAACCAATGGGAGAGCCAAGATCTTCTGCAACATCATCACCACCTCCGCCACCACCTCAACCACCACCAATCTCCCTCGTCCAACCCTCCCACAAAAAACGCCACAAACCCAAAGTCATCCGCGTCTTCCGCTCCGTCTTCCGTTCCCTCCCCATCATAACCCCCTCCTGCAAGTTCCCCATCGACCCcacccaccaccaccaccaaaaaACCGTCGCCGCCGTCAACAACGCCGCAAAAATCTCCGGCACCCTATTCGGCCACCGAAATGGCCGCGTCAGCCTCTCCATCCAAGAAAACCCCCGCTGCCTCCCCTCCCTAGTCGTCGAACTCTCCATGCAAACAACCACTCTTCAAAAGGAAATGGCCGCGGGAATGGTGAGAATCGCGCTCGAATGTGAGAAGCGTTCGGAAAAAGACAAAACGAAGATCATCGAGGAGCCTCTATGGACGATGTATTGCAATGGAAAGAAGAGTGGTTACGGCGTGAGGAGAGAGGCGACGGAGGAGGACTTGCACGTGATGGAGCTTCTAAAGGCGGTGTCGATGGGTGCCGGCGTTCTTCCGGTTAGGGCTGACGTGGACGACGCCGATGGCGGGGGAGAGTTGGCGTACATGCGGGCACCGTTCGAGCACGTAGTGGGGTCCAGGGATTCTGAGACTCTGTATATGTTGAGTCCAGACCAGGGGAACAGTGGGCCCGATGTTACTATATTTTTTGTCAGGATTTGA
- the LOC114415721 gene encoding 4-alpha-glucanotransferase, chloroplastic/amyloplastic-like, with amino-acid sequence MALLALNISVCCFQQQRSPTLFKPTITKQTLSLPTASAFSSSSLTQLSVGQYLPANYGDWVPNPDPELRRRCGILLHPTSFRGPYGIGDLGDEAFRFIDWLHHSGCSVWQVLPLVPPGRKANEEGSPYSGQDANCGNTLLISLQGLVEDGLLEKHELPQPIDAERVNFSLVADVKDPLITKAAERLISSEGELKTQLENFRRDPDISSWLEDAAYFAAIDDSLNTISWYNWPEPLRNRHLVALEDIYQQKRDFINVFIAQQFLFQRQWQKVHSYAQSKGISIMGDMPIYVGYHSADVWANKKQFLLNRKGFPLLVSGVPPDAFSETGQLWGSPLYDWKAMEKDGYSWWVRRIRRAQNLFDEFRIDHFRGFAGYWAVPSEAKVAMLGKWKVGPGISLFDTIFRAVGRINIIAEDLGVITEDVVQLRRSIGAPGMAVLQFGFGGDANNPHLPHNHECNQVVYTGTHDNDTIGGWWEVLNQEEKSNVLRYLSLNEGDDIPWALIQRVLASVAQTAIIPMQDVLGLGNSARMNIPATQFGNWGWRIASSVSFDGLEREADRLREMLSMYGRL; translated from the exons ATGGCTCTGCTGGCATTGAACATCTCAGTGTGTTGTTTCCAACAGCAGCGTTCCCCCACTCTCTTCAAACCCACCATTACCAAACAAACCCTCTCCCTCCCCACCGCTTCcgctttctcttcctcttccttaACTCAACTCAGCGTGGGCCAATATTTACCCGCCAACTACGGCGATTGGGTTCCCAACCCCGACCCGGAGCTTCGCAGAAGATGCGGCATTCTGCTCCATCCGACGTCGTTTCGCGGCCCCTACGGAATTGGCGATCTTGGCGACGAGGCCTTCCGTTTCATCGACTGGCTCCACCACTCGGGTTGCTCCGTTTGGCAGGTTCTTCCCCTCGTGCCACCTGGCAGAAAGGCCAACGAAGAAGGATCCCCTTACTCTGGCCAG GATGCGAATTGTGGCAACACGCTCTTGATCTCTCTTCAAGGCCTCGTCGAGGATGGGTTGTTGGAAAAACACGAGCTTCCTCAACCAAT TGATGCAGAGCGCGTGAATTTTTCACTTGTTGCTGATGTTAAGGATCCTTTGATAACTAAG GCTGCAGAGAGGCTCATTTCAAGTGAAGGGGAACTCAAAACACAGCTTGAGAATTTTCGTCGGGACCCTGACATATCAA GCTGGCTTGAAGATGCAGCCTATTTTGCTGCTATTGACGACAGTTTAAACACAATCAGCTGGTACAATTGGCCTGAACCTTTAAGAAATCGCCATCTTGTAGCTCTAGAAGATATTTACCAACAAAAGCGAGATTTT ATAAATGTATTTATTGCCCAACAGTTCTTGTTTCAAAGGCAGTGGCAGAAAGTTCACAGCTATGCACAGAGTAAGGGAATCAGCATAATGGGAGACATGCCAATATATGTTGGTTATCATAGCGCAGATGTTTGGGCAAATAAGAAACAGTTTTTACTG AACAGGAAGGGCTTTCCTCTTTTAGTTAGTGGTGTTCCTCCTGACGCATTCAGTGAAACCGGCCAGCTCTGGGGCAG ccCCCTGTATGATTGGAAAGCCATGGAGAAAGATGGATACTCGTGGTGGGTACGTCGCATACGACGTgcacaaaatttatttgatgaatTTAGGATTGACCACTTTAGAGGATTTGCAGGATATTGGGCTGTTCCCTCTG AAGCAAAAGTAGCTATGCTTGGAAAGTGGAAG GTAGGACCTGGAATATCCTTATTTGATACCATTTTCAGAGCTGTTGGAAGGATTAATATTATAGCAGAAGACTTG GGAGTTATCACTGAGGATGTAGTCCAACTAAGAAGATCCATTGGAGCACCTGGAATGGCTGTTCTCCAATTTG GGTTTGGAGGTGATGCTAATAACCCTCATTTGCCTCATAATCATGAGTGCAATCAAGTTGTCTATACAGGGACTCATGACAATGACACA ATTGGAGGTTGGTGGGAAGTTTTGAACCAAGAAGAGAAATCCAAT GTACTACGTTATCTTTCATTAAATGAGGGAGATGACATTCCATGGGCGCTAATCCAGAGAGTATTGGCTTCTGTTGCTCAAACAGCAATAATACCTATGCAAGATGTTCTTGGATTGGGTAATTCTGCCAGGATGAATATTCCCGCAACTCAG TTTGGAAACTGGGGTTGGAGAATTGCAAGTTCGGTGAGCTTTGATGGCTTGGAGAGAGAGGCAGACAGACTCAGAGAAATGCTTTCAATGTATGGCCGACTTTGA
- the LOC114415722 gene encoding F-box/kelch-repeat protein SKIP6-like, which produces MSWSSGSESEESASPNNLIPSLPDDVALNCLGRIPRSQHPTLSLVSKPIRTLLSSPILFTTRTLLQCTQPLLYLTLRSRHSSLLQFFTLHRTNPNNPLLAPLPPIPSPAVGSAYAVLGPTIYVLGGSIHDVPSPNVWLLDCRFNRWLRGPSMRVGREFAAAGVLHGKIYVLGGCVADTWSRSANWAEVLDPATGQWERVASPTEVREKWMHASAVVGERIYAMADRGGIAYEPSSGAWESVGVELDHGWRGRACVVEGILYCYDYLGKIKGFDVGRGVWEELKGLEKGLPRFLCGATMADLGGKLCVVWECQGNENEMEIWCAEIGVKKNSDGELWGQLVWFGKVLSVPKGSSIVNCSSVSL; this is translated from the coding sequence ATGTCGTGGTCCTCTGGTTCAGAATCAGAAGAGTCAGCGAGCCCCAACAACCTAATCCCGTCCCTCCCAGACGACGTCGCATTGAACTGCCTAGGACGCATCCCTCGGTCCCAGCACCCAACCCTCTCCCTGGTCTCCAAACCCATCCGCACCCTCCTCTCTTCCCCAATCCTCTTCACCACGCGAACCCTCCTCCAATGCACCCAACCCCTCCTCTACCTCACTCTCCGCTCACGCCACTCCTCTCTCCTCCAATTCTTCACGCTCCACCGCACAAACCCTAATAACCCCCTCCTCGCTCCCCTTCCCCCGATCCCCTCCCCCGCCGTCGGCTCCGCCTACGCCGTCCTCGGCCCCACCATCTACGTCCTCGGCGGCTCCATCCACGACGTCCCCTCCCCCAACGTCTGGCTCCTCGACTGCCGCTTCAACCGCTGGCTCCGCGGTCCCTCCATGCGCGTCGGCCGCGAATTCGCCGCCGCGGGAGTCCTCCACGGCAAGATCTACGTCCTCGGCGGCTGCGTCGCTGACACCTGGTCCCGCTCCGCCAATTGGGCGGAGGTCCTCGACCCCGCCACTGGCCAATGGGAGAGGGTCGCCAGTCCGACGGAGGTCCGTGAGAAGTGGATGCACGCCAGCGCCGTCGTCGGGGAGCGGATCTACGCGATGGCAGATCGCGGTGGCATCGCCTACGAGCCTAGCAGCGGCGCGTGGGAGAGCGTGGGGGTAGAATTGGACCACGGGTGGAGGGGGAGGGCGTGCGTGGTGGAAGGGATTTTGTACTGCTACGATTATTTGGGGAAAATCAAAGGGTTCGATGTGGGGCGCGGGGTGTGGGAGGAGTTGAAGGGGTTGGAGAAGGGTTTGCCCAGGTTTCTGTGTGGGGCTACCATGGCTGATTTGGGTGGGAAATTGTGTGTGGTTTGGGAGTGCCAGGGGAATGAGAATGAAATGGAGATTTGGTGCGCTGAGATTGGAGTGAAGAAGAATTCGGATGGGGAATTGTGGGGTCAACTTGTTTGGTTCGGGAAGGTTCTTTCTGTTCCCAAAGGCTCTTCCATTGTCAACTGTTCTTCTGTTTCCTTGTGA
- the LOC114414018 gene encoding shikimate kinase 1, chloroplastic-like isoform X2, producing the protein MRRGISVWLDVPVEALAQRITAVGTDSRPLLHSEAGNAYMETVKRLSIIREERSEAYANANARVSLENMAAKLGQRDVSDFSPTAIAMEALEQIKCFLISEDGF; encoded by the exons ATGCGCCGGGGGATTAGTGTTTGGTTGGATGTACCTGTAGAAGCCTTGGCTCAGAGAATAACGGCTGTAGGAACTGATTCTCGCCCACTCCTACATTCTGAAGCAGGAAATGCATACATGGAG ACTGTCAAGCGTTTGTCTATCATTCGTGAAGAAAGAAGTGAAGCATATGCAAATGCCAATGCCAGAGTCTCCTTGGAAA ATATGGCAGCAAAACTAGGCCAAAGAGATGTGTCAGATTTTTCTCCAACTGCTATTGCTATGGAG GCACTAGAACAGATCAAATGCTTTCTCATAAGTGAAGATGGCTTTTAA
- the LOC114414018 gene encoding shikimate kinase 1, chloroplastic-like isoform X1, which translates to MRRGISVWLDVPVEALAQRITAVGTDSRPLLHSEAGNAYMETVKRLSIIREERSEAYANANARVSLENMAAKLGQRDVSDFSPTAIAMEVCHFLVHPLLNFILAFS; encoded by the exons ATGCGCCGGGGGATTAGTGTTTGGTTGGATGTACCTGTAGAAGCCTTGGCTCAGAGAATAACGGCTGTAGGAACTGATTCTCGCCCACTCCTACATTCTGAAGCAGGAAATGCATACATGGAG ACTGTCAAGCGTTTGTCTATCATTCGTGAAGAAAGAAGTGAAGCATATGCAAATGCCAATGCCAGAGTCTCCTTGGAAA ATATGGCAGCAAAACTAGGCCAAAGAGATGTGTCAGATTTTTCTCCAACTGCTATTGCTATGGAGGTGTGTCACTTCCTGGTCCATCCCCTTTTGAACTTCATTTTAGCTTTCTCTTGA
- the LOC114415724 gene encoding developmentally-regulated G-protein 3, with product MATVMQKIKDIEDEMARTQKNKATAHHLGLLKAKLAKLRRELLTPSSKGAGGAGEGFDVTKSGDSRVGLVGFPSVGKSTLLNKLTGTFSEVASYEFTTLTCIPGVITYRGAKIQLLDLPGIIEGAKDGKGRGRQVISTARTCNCILIVLDAIKPITHKRLIEKELEGFGIRLNKEPPNLTFRKKDKGGLNLTSTVTTTHLDLETVKAICSEYRIHNADITLRYDATADDLIDVIEGSRVYIPCIYVVNKIDQITLEELEILDKLPHYCPISAHLEWNLDGLLEKIWEYLDLTRIYTKPKGMNPDYEDPVILSSKKRTVEDFCDRIHKDMLKQFKYALVWGSSAKHKPQRVGKEHELEDEDVVQIIKKV from the exons atggCGACGGTGATGCAAAAAATCAAAGACATCGAAGATGAG ATGGCAAGGACCCAAAAAAACAAGGCTACTGCTCATCATTTGGGCTTGCTGAAG GCTAAACTAGCAAAGCTGCGGAGGGAACTCCTTACACCTTCATCAAAAGGAGCTGGAGGTGCTGGTGAAGGTTTTGATGTTACTAAAAGTGGGGATTCAAGAGTTGGTCTTGTGGGCTTCCCTTCAGTCGGCAAATCTACTCTACTGAATAAGTTGACCGGGACATTTTCTGAG gTTGCTTCCTATGAGTTTACTACCTTAACTTGCATCCCAGGTGTGATCACATATCGTGGAGCTAAAATCCAG TTGTTGGATCTCCCCGGAATTATCGAGGGTGCTAAGGATGGAAAGGGTAGAGGAAGGCAG GTTATTAGTACTGCAAGGACATGCAATTGCATTTTGATTGTCCTTGATGCAATAAAGCCAATAACTCACAAGCGTCTTATAGAAAAAGAGCTAGAGGGATTTGGTATAAG GTTAAACAAAGAGCCACCAAATCTGACTTTTAGGAAGAAAGACAAAGGTGGACTTAATCTCACCTCAACTGTCACCACAACACATCTGGATCTCGAGACTGTGAAGGCTATATGTAGTGAGTACAGAATTCACAATGCTGATATCACTCTCAGGTATGATGCCACTGCTGATGACCTTATAGATGTCATTGAGGGAAGTAGAGTATATATACCTTGTATCTATGTTGTGAACAAGATTGATCAGATCACACTTGAGGAACTGGAGATCTTGGATAAGCTACCTCATTACTGCCCAATCAG TGCACACCTTGAGTGGAACCTTGATGGTCTTCTGGAGAAAATTTGGGAATATCTCGACTTAACTCGTATTTATACTAAACCTAAAGGGATGAATCCTGATTATGAAGACCCTGTAATATTATCATCTAAGAAGAGGACAGTTGAGGACTTCTGCGATCGCATTCACAAGGACATGCTTAAACAGTTTAAGTA TGCTTTGGTCTGGGGTTCAAGTGCGAAACACAAGCCTCAAAGAGTTGGCAAG GAGCATGAACTTGAAGATGAGGATGTGGTTCAGATTATCAAGAAAGTATAA
- the LOC114415725 gene encoding uncharacterized protein LOC114415725 has product MEQSKEKNAPWLSVPQFGDWDQKGQVPDYSLDFSKIREMRKQNKTNISRASLGNEEELMASSATNNTSTVHSDDHQHPHYHQTNSPTTRRSFLSYFNCCIKA; this is encoded by the exons ATGGAGCAAAGTAAGGAG AAAAATGCTCCTTGGTTATCAGTGCCACAGTTTGGGGACTGGGATCAGAAGGGACAAGTGCCAGACTACTCTCTAGATTTCTCTAAAATTCGGGAAATGAGGAAGCAAAACAAGACAAATATTTCAAGGGCAAGTCTTGGTAATGAAGAGGAGCTCATGGCTTCTTCTGCCACTAACAATACAAGCACTGTCCACAGTGATGACCACCAGCACCCCCACTACCACCAAACCAACTCTCCAACT ACAAGGAGGAGCTTCCTGAGCTACTTCAACTGTTGCATAAAAGCTTAA
- the LOC114415726 gene encoding ABC transporter F family member 5-like, giving the protein MDLAAKLHRLDLTGVVILDARKPSVLRHLPPRILTKTNTNLIYTNRFSGPSRPNSASSSTITVEDDIESLFSETNSEEERRSRKQPSSGASGISSGVKLENVGKAYKGVTVLKDVSWEVKKGEKVGLVGVNGAGKTTQMRIIAGLEEPDFGNVVKAKENMRIAFLNQEFEVALSRTVREEFTSAFKEEMEVAGKLEKVQKALEGAVNDLELMGRLLDEFDLLQRRAQNVNLDEVDAKISKLMPELGFAPEDSDRLVASFSGGWQMRMCLGKILLQEPDLLLLDEPTNHLDLDTIEWLEDYLNQQDVPMVIISHDRAFLDQLCTKIVETDMGVSRTFEGNYSQYVISKAAWIEAQYAAWEKQQKEIEHTRDLISRLGAGANSGRASSAEKKLERLQEEELVEKPFERKQMKIRFPERGRSGRSVVAIQNLEFGFEDKTLFKKANLTIERGEKIAIIGPNGCGKSTLLKLIMGLEKPTGGEVLLGEHNVLPNYFEQNQAEALDLEKTVLETVEEAAEDWRIDDIKGLLGRCNFKADMLDRKVSLLSGGEKARLAFCKFMVKPSTLLVLDEPTNHLDIPSKEMLEEAINEYEGTVITVSHDRYFIKQIVNRVIEIKDGTIQDYAGDYDYYLEKNLDARERELEREAELDSKAPKVKAKSKMSKAEKEARKKQKMQAFQAAKQKSKGVKNAKRWN; this is encoded by the exons ATGGACTTGGCCGCGAAGCTTCACCGTTTAGACCTCACCGGCGTGGTCATTTTGGACGCACGAAAGCCCTCCGTACTCCGCCACCTTCCGCCACGCATCCTCACCAAAACAAACACCAATTTAATCTACACGAACCGGTTCTCGGGCCCATCGAGGCCCAATTCCGCTTCCTCTTCCACGATAACCGTTGAGGACGACATCGAGTCTCTCTTCTCCGAGACGAATTCGGAGGAGGAGAGGCGCTCGAGGAAGCAACCGAGCAGTGGCGCGTCGGGGATTTCCTCTGGAGTGAAGCTCGAGAACGTGGGGAAAGCCTACAAGGGCGTGACGGTGCTGAAGGACGTGAGTTGGGAGGTGAAGAAAGGGGAGAAGGTGGGTTTAGTCGGCGTGAACGGTGCGGGGAAGACGACGCAGATGAGGATAATCGCGGGGCTCGAGGAGCCGGATTTCGGGAACGTGGTGAAGGCAAAGGAGAACATGAGAATCGCGTTTCTGAACCAGGAGTTCGAGGTAGCGCTGAGCAGGACTGTGAGGGAGGAGTTCACCAGCGCATTCAAGGAGGAGATGGAGGTGGCAGGGAAGCTGGAGAAGGTGCAGAAGGCGCTCGAGGGTGCTGTTAATGATTTGGAGCTCATGGGGAGGCTTTTGGATGAGTTCGATTTGCTTCAGAGGAGGGCGCAGAATGTGAACCTTGATGAGGTTGATGCCAAGATTAGTAAGTTGATGCCTGAGCTTGGTTTTGCTCCGGAGGATTCTGATAGATTGGTCGCGTCTTTCAGTGGAGGGTGGCAGATGAGGATGTGTCTCGGCAAGATTCTACTTCAG GAGCCCGATTTGTTGCTGTTAGATGAGCCTACAAATCACCTTGATCTTGACACCATTGAGTGGCTTGAGGACTATCTTAACCAGCAGGATGTGCCAATGGTTATCATTTCCCATGATCGAGCTTTTCTTGATCAGCTGTGTACAAAAATTGTGGAAACTGACATGGGTGTGTCCAGGACGTTTGAGGGAAATTATTCTCAGTATGTAATTTCAAAAGCAGCTTGGATTGAAGCACAGTATGCTGCATGGGAGAAGCAGCAGAAAGAAATTGAGCATACAAGAGACTTGATAAGTAGATTAGGTGCTGGAGCAAATTCTGGCCGTGCTTCTTCTGCTGAGAAG AAGCTGGAGAGACTTCAGGAAGAGGAACTAGTGGAGAAGCCATTTGAACGGAAACAAATGAAAATCAGGTTCCCTGAGCGTGGAAGGAGTGGAAGATCTGTTGTAGCAATTCAGAACttggaatttggctttgaggaTAAG ACACTTTTCAAAAAGGCAAATCTTACAattgaaaggggagaaaaaaTTGCCATTATTGGTCCAAATGGATGTGGCAAGAGTACTTTACTGAAATTGATTATGGGTTTGGAAAAGCCAACTGGGGGTGAAGTTTTGCTCGGGGAGCATAATGTGTTACCTAACTATTTTGAGCAGAATCAG GCTGAGGCACTTGATCTGGAAAAAACCGTGCTTGAGACAGTAGAGGAAGCTGCAGAGGACTGGAGGATTGATGATATTAAAGGGCTCCTTGGGCGTTGTAATTTTAAAGCTGATATGCTTGACCGAAAAGTTTCACTATTGAGTGGCGGTGAGAAG GCACGGCTGGCTTTTTGCAAATTCATGGTAAAACCATCAACTCTGCTTGTGTTGGATGAACCAACCAATCACTTGGATATACCTTCTAAAGAAATGCTCGAG GAGGCAATAAATGAATACGAGGGCACTGTTATCACAGTATCTCATGACCGATACTTTATAAAGCAAATAGTTAATAGAGTGATAGAAATTAAAGATGGCACTATACAGGATTATGCAGGTGATTACGAT TATTATTTAGAGAAGAATCTTGATGCTAGGGAAAGAGAACTTGAACGCGAGGCAGAGCTTGATAGCAAAGCTCCTAAAGTGAAAGCCAAATCTAAGATGTCCAAG GCTGAGAAAGAAGCacggaagaaacaaaagatgcAGGCCTTTCAGGCAGCAAAACAGAAGTCTAAAGGCGTGAAAAATGCGAAGAGATGGAATTGA